The Halobellus sp. MBLA0158 genome has a window encoding:
- a CDS encoding alpha/beta fold hydrolase has protein sequence MSATTPPAKTDASLLADRDVESGYREVNGVRLHVVTAGEPDAPLVVLLHGHPDFWYGWREQIVALADAGYRVVVPDQRGCNLSEAPEGIDAYRQSNLVADVCGLIHTEGRESAHVVGHDFGAFVAWNVALREPAVVDRLGICNVPHPTVYRETLRSSLRQIVRSWYVWFYQLPKLPEWMLRRNEMDNMVATLELSSNPGTFDDETIARYQAAWRHTGVEPRIHWYRGFRRSERPARDTVTQPTLICWGEDDIGLVPSMAERSLDYCETGRLRTFPEASHWVHHERAAVTDALLDHLS, from the coding sequence ATGTCAGCTACGACACCGCCCGCGAAGACTGACGCATCGCTGCTCGCCGACCGCGACGTCGAATCCGGCTACCGCGAGGTGAACGGCGTCCGACTGCACGTGGTGACGGCGGGCGAGCCGGACGCGCCCCTCGTCGTCCTGCTGCACGGGCATCCGGACTTCTGGTACGGCTGGCGCGAGCAGATCGTCGCGCTCGCCGACGCCGGCTACCGCGTCGTCGTCCCGGACCAGCGGGGCTGTAATCTGAGCGAGGCGCCCGAGGGGATCGACGCCTACCGGCAGTCGAACCTCGTCGCCGACGTCTGCGGACTGATCCACACAGAGGGGCGCGAGTCGGCCCACGTGGTCGGACACGACTTCGGCGCGTTCGTCGCCTGGAACGTCGCCCTCCGCGAGCCCGCAGTCGTCGACCGACTCGGGATCTGCAACGTCCCCCACCCGACGGTGTATCGGGAGACGCTTCGGTCCAGCCTCCGACAGATCGTTCGGAGCTGGTACGTCTGGTTCTATCAGCTCCCGAAGCTCCCCGAGTGGATGCTGCGCCGAAACGAGATGGACAATATGGTCGCGACGCTGGAGCTCTCCTCGAATCCCGGTACCTTCGACGACGAGACGATCGCTCGGTATCAGGCGGCGTGGCGACACACCGGCGTCGAACCGCGGATACACTGGTACCGCGGCTTCCGGCGGTCCGAGCGCCCGGCGCGCGACACCGTGACACAGCCGACGCTCATCTGCTGGGGTGAAGACGACATCGGCCTCGTGCCTTCGATGGCCGAACGGAGCCTCGACTACTGCGAGACCGGCCGGCTGCGGACGTTCCCGGAGGCGTCCCACTGGGTGCATCACGAGCGGGCAGCGGTGACCGACGCGCTCCTCGATCACCTCTCGTGA
- a CDS encoding BtpA/SgcQ family protein yields MDIFGSETPIIGMVHLPPLPGAPGFDGDRGAIRDRLHRDASALESGGVDGIMLENFGDAPFYPDRVPRHVVADVAALAESLRERVSIPFGVNVLRNDARSALGVAAATGGAFVRVNVHTGARLTDQGLIEGTAHETLRLRERLDADVAILADIDVKHSAPVAERPLGEVVSELVERGGADAVVVSGTGTGEAVETDALDAVVEARDARGLDAPVLVGSGVTPETAPELLSVADGAIVGTALKRGGETTNPVDEAAVERLVDARPH; encoded by the coding sequence ATGGACATCTTCGGCTCGGAGACGCCGATCATCGGAATGGTACACCTGCCGCCGCTCCCGGGCGCGCCCGGCTTCGACGGCGACAGGGGCGCGATCCGCGACCGACTCCACCGGGACGCGTCGGCGCTCGAATCGGGAGGCGTCGACGGGATTATGCTGGAGAACTTCGGCGACGCTCCCTTCTACCCGGACCGGGTGCCCCGCCACGTCGTCGCCGACGTCGCGGCGCTCGCGGAGTCGCTCCGCGAACGCGTCTCGATCCCCTTCGGCGTGAACGTGCTCCGAAACGACGCCCGGAGCGCGCTCGGCGTCGCCGCCGCGACTGGCGGGGCCTTCGTCCGCGTGAACGTACACACCGGGGCGCGACTGACCGACCAGGGCCTCATCGAGGGGACGGCTCACGAGACGCTGCGGCTCCGCGAGCGGCTCGACGCCGACGTCGCGATCCTCGCGGACATCGACGTGAAGCACTCCGCACCGGTCGCCGAACGGCCGCTCGGCGAGGTCGTGAGCGAACTCGTCGAGCGCGGCGGGGCCGACGCGGTCGTCGTGAGCGGCACCGGCACGGGCGAGGCGGTCGAGACGGACGCCCTCGACGCCGTGGTCGAAGCCCGCGACGCGCGCGGCCTCGACGCGCCGGTCCTGGTCGGCAGCGGCGTGACGCCCGAGACGGCGCCCGAACTCCTCTCGGTCGCCGACGGCGCGATCGTCGGGACGGCGCTCAAACGGGGCGGCGAGACGACGAACCCCGTGGACGAAGCCGCGGTCGAGCGCCTCGTCGACGCCCGCCCTCACTGA
- a CDS encoding carbohydrate kinase family protein, giving the protein MASLDVVSVGSAVIDHLYALSNLPEPDGGAFVRDHATEVGGVAANVASGLAALGNETGIVTRVGEDAAEEIEDDLRARGIDCTRVRSGPEESSYTLVLRGPDGERMIVAGGDSVPKLRLDEADVEYAGEAGTVFTSAYAPDEVVSGLVDARERGPVSTLVFDLAGPLSELEGRGTTPATIDRLLPVIDLFVVGEVAAESYFGGGVEEAVTALARRGVSRAAVTRGRDGAVLLDEGAVTEVPAFEVDVTDTTGAGDAFTAGLIHTWVLGGQSPAAAGRFAAAAAALNCTADGARGRLPSESAVREFLETQ; this is encoded by the coding sequence ATGGCCTCGCTCGACGTCGTTTCGGTCGGCAGTGCCGTCATCGACCACCTGTACGCGCTCTCGAACCTCCCAGAGCCCGACGGCGGGGCGTTCGTCCGCGATCACGCGACAGAAGTGGGCGGCGTCGCCGCGAACGTCGCTTCGGGGCTCGCCGCGCTGGGGAACGAGACGGGCATCGTCACGCGCGTCGGCGAGGATGCAGCCGAGGAGATCGAGGATGACCTCCGCGCACGCGGGATCGACTGCACTCGGGTCCGTTCCGGCCCCGAGGAGTCGTCGTACACGCTGGTCCTCCGCGGTCCGGACGGCGAGCGAATGATCGTCGCCGGCGGGGACAGCGTCCCGAAGCTTCGGCTCGACGAGGCCGACGTCGAGTACGCGGGCGAGGCCGGAACGGTCTTCACCAGCGCCTACGCTCCCGACGAGGTGGTCTCCGGACTCGTGGACGCGCGCGAGCGCGGACCGGTCTCGACGCTCGTGTTCGACCTCGCGGGGCCGCTCTCGGAGCTCGAAGGCCGGGGAACGACGCCGGCCACTATCGATCGCCTTCTCCCCGTGATCGATCTGTTCGTGGTCGGTGAGGTCGCCGCCGAGTCGTACTTCGGCGGCGGGGTCGAGGAGGCCGTAACTGCCCTCGCGCGACGGGGCGTCTCTCGCGCCGCCGTCACGCGGGGGCGCGACGGCGCGGTCCTCCTCGACGAGGGGGCGGTGACCGAGGTGCCCGCCTTCGAGGTGGACGTGACGGACACGACCGGCGCCGGCGACGCCTTCACCGCGGGGCTGATCCACACGTGGGTGCTCGGCGGGCAGTCGCCGGCGGCAGCAGGTCGCTTTGCGGCCGCCGCGGCGGCGCTCAACTGCACCGCCGACGGCGCACGCGGCCGCCTTCCCTCGGAGTCCGCGGTGCGGGAGTTCCTGGAGACTCAGTGA
- a CDS encoding HFX_2341 family transcriptional regulator domain-containing protein, whose translation MTDEEPAPTPADDRSNATTEDETAADESVSFEGLTVSDRVHIVPLGYEYERVTVPAIRMRADRVYLVYHEGDDPAKRPEYYADIREDLRAAGIAVDDDTVCNIFDLYDTLRTVAELIQANREHEVYVNLASGGKVTAIAGMIACMVTGNAEPIYVSAAEYGQDKEVPVAKNVTSVSRLPTYPIQAPSRDPLRLLRYVVEDGPVTKQECIEFAVGAGIDPLAGHSEDDTRGLYRLLDSHLLNSLRDDGYVETFKKGRNKYVEATVEGENTLEAFAYLLDED comes from the coding sequence ATGACCGACGAGGAGCCAGCCCCGACGCCCGCGGACGACCGATCGAACGCGACGACCGAGGACGAAACAGCGGCGGACGAGTCGGTGTCGTTCGAGGGCCTGACCGTGTCCGATCGGGTCCACATCGTCCCGCTGGGCTACGAATACGAACGCGTGACCGTCCCGGCGATCCGGATGCGGGCCGACCGCGTGTACCTCGTGTACCACGAGGGCGACGACCCGGCGAAGCGGCCAGAGTACTACGCGGACATCCGCGAGGATCTCCGCGCCGCCGGCATTGCTGTCGATGACGACACCGTCTGCAACATCTTCGATCTGTACGACACGCTCCGGACGGTCGCCGAGCTCATCCAGGCCAACAGGGAACACGAGGTGTACGTGAATCTGGCATCTGGTGGGAAGGTCACCGCGATCGCGGGGATGATCGCGTGTATGGTCACGGGCAATGCCGAGCCGATCTACGTCAGCGCCGCCGAGTACGGACAGGACAAGGAGGTCCCGGTGGCGAAAAACGTCACCAGCGTGTCCCGCCTGCCGACGTACCCGATCCAAGCGCCGTCTCGGGACCCGCTTCGCCTGCTCCGCTACGTCGTCGAGGACGGCCCGGTCACGAAACAGGAGTGCATCGAGTTCGCAGTCGGCGCCGGTATCGACCCGCTCGCCGGCCACAGTGAAGACGACACGCGCGGGCTGTATCGGCTGCTCGACTCGCACCTGCTGAACTCGCTGCGCGACGACGGGTACGTGGAGACGTTCAAGAAGGGCCGGAACAAGTACGTCGAAGCCACTGTCGAAGGGGAAAACACCCTCGAAGCGTTCGCGTATCTACTCGACGAGGACTGA
- a CDS encoding DUF7260 family protein — MGVTTTPGANVEEVVDTTQRVVQHEITRTEREKRAFADFASRIRQIDTRTDRFTAGSDDVASRPVLTAGTDPCSGVGGTESGISEQIREAFRSTVMSLPFFEDEYAESYREALRREFGPEFETVLFNDECFTPSAKDALLDRIDRAKQQRNSLLRSCERELESVTDVGAELESIAEEVRFYEDAHFAEQDFGTLDAYRSHLLRLEDACEDLTADRQATIRHHRTTHGLTQDCCDLPEYLYDDLEHNYPILYLCSDVLGRVRELHDRTETAIVATFE; from the coding sequence ATGGGAGTGACAACCACGCCTGGCGCGAACGTGGAGGAGGTGGTAGACACGACACAGCGCGTCGTACAACACGAAATCACTCGCACGGAGCGGGAGAAACGAGCATTCGCCGACTTCGCGTCACGTATTCGGCAAATCGACACCCGAACGGACCGCTTCACTGCCGGGAGTGATGATGTCGCTTCACGGCCGGTGCTGACAGCGGGAACGGATCCGTGTTCCGGTGTTGGGGGGACCGAAAGCGGCATCTCCGAGCAGATTCGGGAGGCATTTCGATCGACCGTGATGTCGCTGCCGTTCTTCGAAGATGAGTATGCGGAATCCTACCGGGAGGCGCTCCGGCGGGAGTTCGGGCCGGAGTTCGAGACCGTTCTGTTCAACGACGAGTGCTTCACGCCCTCGGCCAAGGACGCCCTCCTCGATCGGATAGACCGCGCGAAACAGCAGCGGAATTCGCTGCTACGGAGTTGCGAGCGGGAGCTCGAATCGGTAACCGACGTCGGTGCGGAACTGGAATCGATCGCCGAGGAAGTGCGATTCTACGAGGATGCCCACTTTGCGGAGCAGGATTTCGGCACCTTGGACGCGTACCGTTCTCACCTGCTTAGACTTGAGGACGCCTGTGAGGACCTCACGGCGGACCGCCAAGCGACGATCCGGCATCACCGGACCACACACGGACTCACGCAGGACTGCTGTGATCTCCCGGAGTACCTCTACGACGACTTGGAGCACAATTATCCGATCCTGTATCTCTGTAGCGACGTCCTGGGGCGGGTGCGGGAACTCCACGACCGAACAGAGACTGCGATCGTCGCGACGTTCGAGTGA
- a CDS encoding carbohydrate ABC transporter permease: MSSQSDLASVIGYRRVEQLWKLTLAGFTLLVLAAIALPILWMFHTSIRPQDQIFVQSVQLIPRTISFTHYETLLFDTNFLTFYKNSVLVSLGVVTLTVVLSTLGGYGLARLDFRFKRRFARLVLFGYMFPAILLSIPMFIIWSEIGLTNNLVGLVLAETALSLPFSLWLMWQFFQTVPQTLEESARIRGATRFEAFKDVALPIAKPGMIAVALFSYAISWNEYTIPKVLMSARNKWPLTVGLFTFSEGQRVFWGQIMAASTLIVIPAFIFVIFLRKYLLEGFRTTSI, from the coding sequence ATGAGCTCACAGTCAGACCTCGCGTCCGTCATCGGATACCGTCGGGTGGAACAGCTCTGGAAACTGACTCTCGCGGGATTCACACTGCTCGTGCTCGCGGCCATCGCGCTCCCGATCCTCTGGATGTTCCACACATCCATCCGGCCGCAGGACCAGATATTCGTCCAGTCCGTGCAGCTGATTCCCCGGACGATCTCGTTCACGCACTACGAGACGCTTCTGTTCGACACCAACTTCCTCACCTTCTACAAAAACAGCGTCCTCGTCTCGCTGGGCGTCGTCACGCTCACCGTGGTGTTGTCCACGCTGGGCGGATACGGGCTCGCCCGACTCGACTTCCGGTTCAAGCGTCGCTTCGCCCGGCTCGTCCTGTTCGGCTATATGTTCCCGGCGATCCTGCTTTCGATTCCGATGTTCATCATCTGGAGCGAGATCGGTCTCACCAACAACCTCGTCGGTCTCGTGTTGGCCGAGACCGCGCTGTCGCTGCCCTTCTCCCTGTGGCTGATGTGGCAGTTCTTCCAGACAGTCCCACAGACGCTGGAGGAATCCGCTCGTATCAGGGGTGCGACGCGATTTGAGGCGTTCAAGGACGTCGCGCTCCCGATAGCGAAGCCCGGAATGATCGCTGTGGCGCTGTTTTCCTACGCGATCTCGTGGAACGAGTACACCATTCCGAAGGTGCTGATGTCGGCGCGGAACAAGTGGCCGCTCACAGTCGGTCTATTCACGTTCTCGGAGGGACAACGGGTCTTCTGGGGACAGATAATGGCCGCGAGTACTCTCATCGTCATTCCGGCGTTCATTTTCGTCATTTTCCTTCGCAAGTACCTCCTCGAAGGGTTCCGGACGACCAGCATCTGA
- a CDS encoding carbohydrate ABC transporter permease, whose amino-acid sequence MATEVSDDLKGRPERGRKYRDRLYRTLSERRVMAALTILPALLLFVFITLGPIVWAIAAGFYEIPVFVPQWEFVFLDNYIELLGEGPFWASLWRSVVFAGGSTAFQLVVGTGIALLINREFRFSRLVQTVVILPYMIPTAVLGFMALWMGNAQWGIINRVLIDFGILSGPFSWFGRHSTAMIAVILTSSWKFTIFVTIMVLARLQSIPDDFYEAARVAGASRYQVFRDITLPNLKSVIFIVLLLRGVWMFNKFDIVWVLTGGGPGDATRTAPIYAYELAFGMTRLGKAAAMSTLLFVILASVAVIYFRTLQPAEEVRAE is encoded by the coding sequence ATGGCCACAGAAGTCTCAGATGACCTGAAGGGTCGGCCGGAACGGGGCCGTAAGTATCGGGACCGGCTGTATCGAACGCTGTCGGAACGGCGGGTGATGGCCGCTCTCACCATCCTACCGGCGCTCCTGTTGTTCGTGTTCATCACGCTCGGTCCGATCGTCTGGGCGATCGCCGCTGGGTTCTACGAGATTCCCGTGTTCGTGCCCCAGTGGGAGTTCGTCTTCCTGGACAACTACATCGAACTGCTCGGCGAAGGTCCCTTCTGGGCCTCGCTGTGGCGCTCCGTGGTGTTTGCCGGTGGATCGACGGCGTTCCAGCTCGTCGTCGGGACGGGTATCGCGCTCCTCATCAACCGAGAGTTCCGGTTCTCGCGTCTCGTCCAGACGGTCGTCATCCTGCCGTATATGATCCCTACCGCGGTGCTCGGATTTATGGCTCTCTGGATGGGGAACGCGCAGTGGGGGATCATCAACCGCGTGCTCATCGATTTCGGGATTCTCAGCGGGCCGTTCAGTTGGTTCGGACGACACAGCACCGCAATGATCGCGGTGATTCTGACGAGCAGTTGGAAGTTCACGATATTCGTGACGATAATGGTGCTCGCACGGTTACAGAGCATCCCGGACGACTTCTACGAGGCCGCCAGAGTCGCCGGAGCGTCTCGCTACCAAGTGTTTCGGGACATCACGCTGCCGAACCTAAAGAGCGTGATCTTCATCGTGCTGCTGCTTCGCGGCGTGTGGATGTTCAATAAATTCGACATCGTCTGGGTGCTGACCGGTGGCGGACCGGGCGACGCCACTCGTACGGCGCCGATCTATGCGTACGAACTCGCCTTCGGGATGACGCGGTTAGGGAAAGCGGCCGCGATGTCGACGCTGCTCTTCGTGATACTGGCTAGCGTCGCGGTGATCTACTTCCGTACCCTACAGCCCGCCGAGGAGGTGCGTGCCGAATGA
- a CDS encoding ABC transporter substrate-binding protein, with the protein MTGLAGCSSSNNSNTESDDTSSGGTSGSTSGSAGGSGEWPDLSGQEVHFLTDESSEKFTQFFQRVKEDFESDTGATVNLDLVNLGEQGPRLSQLLQAGDPPDVMQAVQTRVVQLQNQGVAGSVDSAMSDMQDRYGDPVDGTRVQVDGTDYAVPCWINPSGQWYREDIYEGNPETWDDMLNYAEQADDPDGIRGTSIPLGRALCVDSFFLAYLYTNEGRVCARDDNGEVQCVMNQGENKQRWIETLEFFSDLYQYSPTNANAACSQQVQAIPNQTSAEAGYVGARPKVQSVQQGKEFAGDVRASQVPQNRTSQHHANAITYMTFEDANVEAGNAFISYLFQEEYFIDLLLLTPIHNNPSYPSIRENTRYQQGLENLDDAWSDSDIETSLAFADDILPFSQETSPPNPYAGTIYSSKLLVDILNDATINERDPETIVEEYASQIQSVIDQARS; encoded by the coding sequence GTGACCGGACTAGCGGGTTGTTCGAGTTCCAACAACAGCAATACAGAAAGCGACGACACGTCGAGCGGGGGAACCTCCGGTTCGACGAGCGGGAGTGCCGGCGGGAGCGGCGAGTGGCCCGACCTCAGCGGTCAGGAGGTCCACTTCCTGACCGACGAATCCAGCGAGAAGTTCACCCAGTTCTTCCAGCGCGTGAAAGAGGACTTCGAGAGCGACACCGGCGCGACGGTGAACCTCGATCTCGTCAATCTCGGCGAACAGGGCCCCCGCCTGTCGCAGCTGCTCCAGGCTGGTGATCCACCGGACGTGATGCAGGCGGTCCAGACCCGCGTCGTGCAACTGCAGAACCAGGGCGTCGCCGGGTCGGTCGACTCGGCGATGAGCGATATGCAGGACCGATACGGCGACCCCGTAGACGGAACCCGCGTCCAGGTCGACGGGACGGACTACGCCGTTCCCTGTTGGATCAATCCGTCGGGACAGTGGTACCGGGAGGATATCTACGAGGGGAATCCCGAGACGTGGGACGATATGCTGAACTACGCGGAGCAGGCCGACGACCCCGACGGCATCCGCGGGACGTCGATCCCGCTCGGCCGGGCGCTCTGTGTGGACTCGTTCTTCCTCGCGTATCTGTACACGAACGAGGGGCGCGTGTGTGCCCGCGACGACAACGGGGAGGTCCAGTGTGTGATGAATCAGGGCGAGAACAAGCAGCGGTGGATCGAGACCCTGGAGTTCTTCAGCGACCTCTACCAGTACTCCCCGACGAACGCGAACGCCGCCTGTTCCCAACAAGTCCAGGCGATACCGAACCAGACCTCCGCCGAGGCGGGCTACGTCGGGGCCCGACCGAAGGTCCAGTCGGTCCAACAGGGCAAGGAGTTCGCCGGCGACGTCCGGGCGTCCCAGGTCCCCCAAAACCGGACCTCCCAGCACCACGCCAACGCGATCACGTATATGACGTTCGAGGATGCCAACGTGGAGGCCGGCAACGCGTTCATCAGCTATCTCTTCCAGGAGGAGTACTTCATCGACCTGCTCTTGCTGACGCCGATCCACAACAATCCGAGCTACCCGTCGATCCGGGAGAACACCAGGTACCAACAGGGGCTGGAGAACCTCGACGACGCGTGGTCCGATTCGGACATCGAGACCTCGCTGGCGTTCGCAGACGACATCCTCCCGTTCAGTCAGGAGACGTCGCCCCCGAACCCGTACGCGGGCACGATCTACAGTTCCAAGCTCCTTGTCGACATCCTCAACGACGCCACGATCAACGAGCGGGATCCGGAGACGATCGTCGAAGAGTACGCCAGTCAGATCCAGTCGGTTATCGATCAGGCGCGGTCGTAG